In the Sarcophilus harrisii chromosome 3, mSarHar1.11, whole genome shotgun sequence genome, one interval contains:
- the CRYAB gene encoding alpha-crystallin B chain isoform X1 → MDIAIHHPWIRRPFFPFHSPSRIFDQFFGEHLLESDLFPTSTALSPFYLRPSFLRTPSWVETGLSEMRLEKDKFSVNLDVKHFSPEELKVKVLGDVIEVHGKHEERQDEHGFISREFHRKYRIPADVDPLCITSSLSSDGVLTVNGPRKQATGPERTIPITREEKPAVTAAPRK, encoded by the exons ATGGACATCGCCATCCACCATCCCTGGATCCGAcgccccttcttccctttccactcACCCAGCCGAATCTTTGACCAGTTCTTTGGGGAGCATCTGCTGGAGTCTGACCTCTTCCCTACCTCCACGGCCCTGAGTCCCTTCTACCTCCGACCCTCTTTCCTTCGAACACCTAGCTGGGTGGAGACTGGGCTCTCAGAG ATGCGACTGGAGAAGGACAAGTTCTCAGTAAACCTGGATGTGAAACATTTCTCCCCAGAAGAACTCAAGGTCAAAGTGCTGGGGGATGTGATTGAAGTTCATGGAAAGCATGAAGAGCGACAG GATGAGCACGGCTTCATCTCTCGGGAATTCCACAGGAAGTACCGGATCCCAGCTGATGTGGACCCACTCTGCATCACCTCGTCTCTGTCATCTGATGGGGTCCTTACTGTGAATGGACCAAGGAAACAGGCCACTGGCCCAGAGCGCACCATTCCTATCACTCGGGAGGAGAAGCCTGCTGTCACTGCAGCCCCGCGGAAGTAG
- the CRYAB gene encoding alpha-crystallin B chain isoform X2 has product MRLEKDKFSVNLDVKHFSPEELKVKVLGDVIEVHGKHEERQDEHGFISREFHRKYRIPADVDPLCITSSLSSDGVLTVNGPRKQATGPERTIPITREEKPAVTAAPRK; this is encoded by the exons ATGCGACTGGAGAAGGACAAGTTCTCAGTAAACCTGGATGTGAAACATTTCTCCCCAGAAGAACTCAAGGTCAAAGTGCTGGGGGATGTGATTGAAGTTCATGGAAAGCATGAAGAGCGACAG GATGAGCACGGCTTCATCTCTCGGGAATTCCACAGGAAGTACCGGATCCCAGCTGATGTGGACCCACTCTGCATCACCTCGTCTCTGTCATCTGATGGGGTCCTTACTGTGAATGGACCAAGGAAACAGGCCACTGGCCCAGAGCGCACCATTCCTATCACTCGGGAGGAGAAGCCTGCTGTCACTGCAGCCCCGCGGAAGTAG